The Dehalococcoidia bacterium region GGCGCCGATCTATCGAAGCTGGGCGGCACCACCCAGAACGACGTCCTCAAGGAGTACATCGCGCGCGGCACGTACATCTTTCCGCCCCAGCCTTCCATGCGCCTGGCCACCGATATCTTCGCTTACTGCAAGAACCACCTGCCCGCGTGGAACACGATAAGCATTAGCGGCTATCACATCCGGGAGGCCGGTTCGACCGCCGCCCAGGAGATCGCGTTCACGCTCGCCAACGGCATCGCCTACGTCGAGGGAGCGCTTTCGACCGGCCTCGCCATCGACGAGTTCGCGCCCCGTCTCTCGTTCTTCTTCGCCAGCCAGAGCAACTTCCTGGAGGAGGTCGCCAAGTTTCGCACCGCCCGCCGGCTGTGGGCGCGGATAGTCAAGGAGCGCTTCGGCGCCCGCGAGCCGCGCTCGATGATGCTCCGCTTCCACACGCAAACCAGCGGCGTCTGCCTGACGGCGCAGCAGCCTGAGAACAATATCATCCGCACTACCCTTCAGGCGCTGTCCGCTGTGCTGGGGGGAACGCAATCGCTGCACACGAACGCGATGGACGAGGCGCTGGCGCTCCCCAGCGAACGCGCCGTCCAGATAGCGCTGCGCACACAGCAGATAATCGCCTTCGAGAGCGGCGTCGCGGACACTGTCGACCCGCTGGGCGGCTCCTACGTGGTGGAGTGTCTGACCGACACGCTGGAGGAGGAAGCGGAGGAGTACATCCGCCGCATCGACGAGATGGGCGGCGCAATGCGCGCGATCGAGCAGGGCTACCAGCAGCGCGAGATCCAGACCAACGCTTACCGCATGCAGCGCGACCTCGAAGAAGGGAGGCGCATCGTCGTGGGCGTCAACCGGTTCGTGAGCGATCACACGCCTGTCGAGGGGCTGCTGCGGGTCAACCCGAAGGTCGGCGAGCGGCAGGCGCGCCGGCTGCGAAAGCTGCGCCGCGAACGGGACAACGCCGCCGCGAAAGCGGCCCTCGACCGGCTGGCGGACGCGGCCCGCGGCGCAGAGAACACGATGCCCTGCTTCATCGAGTGCGCGGAGAACTACGTTACGCTTGGAGAGATGTGCGACGCGCTGCGCTCCATCTGGGGCGAACAAAAGGAGTCGATAGTCTTCTAGTGGGGAGATGGGGGCAGCGAATAGGAATGGAGACCGCAGGGCGCGAGCACTTTCGTAGCGTAGAGAGGAGCGACCGATGGCGCTTGTTAAAGGAATCGCCCACCTGGGGATCGCCGTCAGGGACCTCGACAAGGCGCTGGTCTTCTATCGCGACGCGCTCGGCCTGCCGATCATGAAGACAGCGGACCTGCGCGAGCAAGGCGTGAGAGCCGCGCTTCTACGCCTCGGCGACAGCGGTATCGAGCTGCTGGAGCCTCGAGCGGGGAGCGCGCTGGAGCGCTTTCTGGAGCGTCGCGGCGAAGGGCTGCACCACCTCGCCCTCGAGAGCGAGGACATCGCGGGCGCTCTCGCGCAGCTAAGGGAGAAGGAGGCTCCGCTGATCGATCAGGAGCCGCGCCGGGGACTGAACGGCCTCGTCGCTTTCGTCCACCCGTCCGCCCTGCACGGCGTGCTGGTGGAGATGGAGCAGCCGGAACATGAAGATTAAGGGTCTGGAATACCTGCTCATCGGCGCGGAAGACGTGGCGGAGGCGGCCGCTACCTGGCGCGAAATGCTGGGTCTGGCCGCGTCCGAGCCGTGCCCACCGGGAACCGAGTGCCTGGCGCTCGGGAACGGCGTCATACGCATCGTCGCTGACACGGACCACGTAGGACTCCTCGCGATCGCCCTTGAGGTCGAAGGGCTGGGCGAGCTGGTAACGAAGCTGCGCGAGGAAGGGATAGCCGTGTCCGACCCCGAAACCGAAGAGGACGCCATGGCAGCGGAGATCGAGCCGGCGTCGACGTACGGCGTGCCCATTCGGCTGATCGAGCACGTGGGGAAGAGGCGCTAGATGGACCAGGGACACAAGATCCGCGTGCTCATCGCCAAGCCGGGGCTCGACGGCCACGACCGCGGCGCGAAGGTGGTGGCGCGGGCCCTGCGCGACGCCGGCATGGAGGTGGTCTACACCGGCATCCGGCAGACCCCGGAAATGATCGCCGAGGCCGCCCTCCAGGAGGACGTGGACGTGCTCGGCCTCTCCGTCCTCTCCGGGGCGCACGTCGAGCTTTTCCCGCGCATCCTCGATGAACTGCGGAGCCGGGGCATCGACGACCTCCTGCTGATGGCCGGCGGGATCATTCCCGATGAGGACGTTCCCGCTCTGAAAGCGATGGGCTTTCGCGCCGTATTCGGCCCCGGCGCAGATACGCGGGATATCGTCCGTTTCGTGCAGGAGAACGCGCGTGGCGGCAGCCGCGGCTAGCGCCTCCCCTGTCGGCGACCTGACGGATCGCCTCCTTGCCGGCGACAGGCGCGCCCTCGCCCGCGTGCTCACCCTCATCGAAGACGGCACGCCGGAGGGACGCGAGGCGCTGCGAATCCTCTATTCCCGCACCGGCCGGGCGCACACCATCGGCGTGACGGGCGCCCCCGGCTCAGGAAAGAGCACCCTTGTCTACGCCCTCACTCTCGAGCTTCGCGCGCGGGGCCGCAGCGTCGGCATCGTCGCCGTCGACCCGTCGAGCGCCTTCAGCCGCGGCGCCGTCCTCGGCGACCGCATCCGGATGCAGGAGCTGGCATCCGACCGCGAGGTGTTTATCCGCAGCATGGCCACGCGCGGCTTCCCCGGCGGGATTGCCGCCACCACTCCCGGCGTCGTCGCCGCCCTCGACGCGTCGGGGAAGGACGTCGTCATCGTCGAGACCGTGGGCGCGGGCCAGGACGAGGTCGATATCGCCTCGGCAGCGCAGACGACGGTCGTCGTCAACACGCCCTCCGCCGGCGACGACGTGCAGGCGATGAAGGCGGGTCTGCTGGAGGCCGCCGATGTCCTCATCGTCAATAAGGCGGACCTGCCCGGCGCGGATGCCCTTGCGGCCCAGCTCAGCGCGGCGCTCGCCACGGCGCCCGGCGCGGCTGTGCCGGTCCTCCAGACGGTCGCCACGACTTCCGAAGGCGTTTCCGCCCTCGCCGACGCGGTGGAGGCGCACCGGCGGCGCCTGGAGCATTCGGGCGAGCTTGAGCGCTGCCGCCTCGAGCAGGCGCGCAACCAGGTGCTGGCGCTGCTCCGTCACCGCCTGCTGGACGATCTTCTTCGCTCGCCGGAAACCGCGAAGTCGCTTGAGCGGCTGATAGGGGAGGTCGCCTGCCGGCAGACCGACCCCTACACCGCAGTCGACCGGCTCATCAGCGGCAGCTAGCAGGCAGCACGCGACCTCTCGTCCGGGCAGGTCCGCTTTCCTCGGCGACGACGGCTCAGAGCGGTCCCCATCTCCTGCGGCCGTTTGCATGAGGCCATGCCTGCTCAGTCGCCGGCAGAGGGGAGTGATGGTACAGTGGGACTGAGGGGCCGGCCTCGTCGCCCCTCTCTTGAAAGAGCACGGGATGGTCTATCTTCTCTTCTTCGTGACGGCGGCGGTGATTATCGTCGCCGGGGTGGCGCTTGCCTACAACGGCGAGACGATAGCGGAACGCACGGGCCTGGGCAGGATCTGGATCGGCGCCTTTCTTATCGCCGGCACGACATCTCTTCCCGAGCTTGTCACCTCTTCGGTGGCGGTCGTTAGGGACGCACCCGACCTCGCGACGGGCGACATTTTCGGGGCGAACATGGTGAACATGTTGATCCTGGGGATACTTGGGCTGCTGTTCGGGAGGGCGTGGGAGGTCCGTCGCGAGCCGACGGGCATAGCGCTCGCGGCGGCCGTCGCCATCCTGATAACGGCGACCGCCGGCGTTTTCTCCGTGTCCGATTCGAACTTGAATCTGGGGACGCTGAGTCTGGCCAGTCCCCTGCTGGTGGCGATCGCGGTTGGAAGCGCGTTCTTGCTTCGGCAATACGAGGAGAGGATCGTTCACCCCAGCGCGGAGCGCCAAGAAATCGAGAGGAGGGCCATATCATTGCGGTCCGCGGTCATCCAGTTCGTGATAGCCGGGGCGGCGATTCTGGCCGCAGGGCCGCTCCTCATCGTGGCATCGGAGGAGATAGCGAAGGAGGCGGGCCTGAGCGAAAGCTTCTTCGGGGTAGCGGCACTGGCGCTGGTGACAACCCTGCCCGAGCTCGTCACTTCCGCCTCGGCGATGCGGCTGGGATCGATTGACCTGGCGATAGGCAATCTTTTCGGGAGCTGCATCACGAACATGGCCATCCTCGCCTGGCTGGACCTCCTCTATGTGAAGGGGCCGCTTTTCGAGACGGTGGGCCCCAGCCAAGTGGCAGCGGCGATGGCCGGGATCGCCATGATGACGACGGCGCTCATAGCCGTAAATGTGCGGCGGGCGGACCTGCGCCTTCACGTTCAACCAGCGGCGGCGGCGCTCATCGTGACGTACGTCATCGGCCTGCTGCTGGTGTACCAGGCGGACTGAGATTGGGGCGCTCAGGCGACGGAAAGCGTGCGTCTCGGGTCGATATCGAGGGCGATCAGCACTGCCCGCGTCCGATCGGAGACCTGCAGCTTCCGAAAGATGTGGCGGATGTGAGTCTTTGCCGTACCGGCGCTGATGCCCAGAAGCGCCCCAATCTCCTTGTTTCCCCGGCCCTGCGCCATCAGGCCAAGGACGTCGCGCTCTCTTGCCGTCAGGCGCTCGAGGACGCTGCCCGCCGGGCCAACGGGCGCGCTCGACTGCGGCGCACTGACGCAGGCAAAGAGCTGTGAGGTGACATGACGGTCGATGACGTTCCCGCTGGAAGTGATGACACGAATGGCCTGCAAGAGGCCCGACCCGCGGGTGTCCGCCCCCAGATACCCCTGGGCGCCGGCTCTCAGCGCCGCCCAACACTCGTCCAGGTCTGCGCGGTCGGTAAGCACGAGGACGGGCAGCGATGCGTTCCGTCTCCTGATGCCTCGAATGGCTTCCATGCGGTCAAGCCTAGAGAAGCCGTACCCGAGCACGACGACATCGGGAGGAAGGAACACGGCCCTGGCGATGGTCTCGTCGACCGTTTTGCATGCCGCGGTCAGCTCCATATCCGGCTCCGCGGATACGAGTCCGCCGAGACCCTGCCGGGCCAGGTCGGCGGAATCGGCAATCTGCACCCTGATCCTTCTCATCGCTTCCTCCTTTGGTGACGTCAAGGCCCACAAGTTCCCTTATCGACCCGCCCCCCGCGAAGTCTCTCCTGTTCCACCATCGATTTTGAATCAGGAGAGCGGGCGCGGCTATAGGGCCCCGACGTATAGGAGACGTCAACGCGCCTGATAGTCCGTGGGCGCAGCCTTTACTCCCGTTGGTAGAAGGCCATCAGGATGGGCCGGTTAAGGCTGAGAGGAAGGGTTGCCCAACCGAAGCGTACGCAAGCCCCAGGGAGGAAGGGTGACAGCGTCGACGGGCGACTCCGAAGCGAGGTCGAGCGAGCACTCCCACAGCGAAAGCGGGCCGCCGCTCTCGATGGATACCTCGCGGTCCGCGTCGGAGGGGTTCCAAATGCGGGCGTAAACACGGTCCTTCTGCACGAACAGGGACGAGAGAATGACCGGTTCCGGCTGCAAGCGGAGAAAGCTGCCCTGGGCAGGCAATGAGCCGTAGCGGGGGCTGAGGGCGGCGCCCAGGCAGGGAAGCCGGTAGTCGATTGAGGCGCGCAGCGCGTCCCATCGGGATGAGAACGGGACGACGGAGCATTCGTAGGCGTAGCCGCCCTGCAGACGCGTGAAGCGGGATCTGCCGCCTCGGACGGAGTCGTCGCTGGCGTACGGCCACCTCTCAGGGGCCCAGGCGAGCACGTTGCGCAGGACTCCCGTGCGGGGGTCGTAGTGGTATCCCGGCGTGCCGCGGTTCAGCAGCGCGACGCCGTTCTCGGAACCGTCTTCCAGGGTCAGCAGGCTTAGGGCGGTTATCCGGCCCTCGCCGGCCTCTTCTACCAGGAAGGGGGAATCGAAGAAGAGGCGCGGCAGCGGCGACGCGACGCTAAAGCAGAGCTTTTTCTCGTCCTGCAGATAGTAGGGAGCGTCGGCGCTGGAATCGGAAAGCTGGGGGCCGAAGACGGCGCCTTCGCCGAAATCGAACTCCATCCGGAAGTCGATGCGGGGCAGCGTCTGGTAGAGGGTCACCCACTGGCGAAAGCCCATCTTCCCCATCTTGCCGTCGATGCAGTAGCGGTCGAAGACGGGGCCGCGCTGGAAGAGAGTGACGCGCGCGCTGGTCTGCCGCGAGTCGTGGTACTTGCCCTTCAGCCAGACGCCGACGTGCCCACCCTCCAGGACGGTCTTCTCCCCCGCGAGAAGCTGCACGCTTCCGTTGGGATGGAGGTACAGGGAGTAGAACGGATTTCTGAAGAAGCGGGGCCCGGCGCTCAACGGCAGCGGCGATGGGGCCGGCGACTCGGGGAGCGCCCGCCTTTCGCGGATATCGTAGAGGGCGTAGCCCAACGGAGGCAGTCTGGCGACAAAGCCGAGCACGCTCTTGTTCCCCAGGCGCTGCACAACTTGGGAGGGCACTTCCGAGCCGCCACGATAGACCGACGGGGAGGTACCGGCGACGGTTATCTCGAAGTAGTCCTCGCGGCTCCAGGAGGACGGGTTGAAGAGGACGAGGGCGCGCCCTTCGGCGGCGGAGCTGTCGACGCGGGCGGCAAGGTAGGCGGCCGCCTCTTGCGCTATTTGCTCCGACGACTTGCGGGCGGCGACGGCCATGTCCTGTCCTACTTCGGCCATGGAGCGCTTGTGCTTTCGGGAGAGCCAGGGGCCGCAGAGGAAGAAATCGTGGTGCTGGGAGCGAAGGAGTCTCTTCCAGGAGTCGCTGAGCTTCACTTCGTCGCTGCGGCGGCCCATGGCGTAGGCGAGGGCGTCGAGCCGCTCTGCCAGCAGGAGCGCGCCTTCGGCCTCGGCGATGTCACGCTGTAGCCGGCCGCCGCCGAGCCCCCAGGGTATCGCGGCAGGGATATCGGTGGAGCGGCAGGTGATAGAAGGGCCGCCGTTTTTCGCGGCTTCGAAGTATTCGCCGGGGGTCACGAAGCGAAGGTCACCTCTGGCGGCGAGGGCGGAGGCGCCGGGGAGCGGGGCTTCGGCAGGATTGGGGTCGGCGAGACGGCTCAGCAGCGGACGGCTGATGCCGCGACGCTCCGCCTCGTCGCGGAAAGCTTCCAGCCTCCCGTTGTCCCAGCGGTCGAGGTCGCCGCCGAGAAGGACTCCATCCGCGAGCGCGCGGCGATGCCTTTCGGGGAGATCGTGCCCCATGAACCCGTAGCGGGGGACGACCGGGACCTCGTTGCCGTCGGGGCCCTTCCACTTGAGGAGCGACGCGTCGTGCGCGGGGTCTCTGCCGAAGGCCGCCCAGTGAGTGCGAAACACAGCGCCCGTGTAGCGAAAGGCGGAGAGGACTTGCGGGAGTTGAGGATAGAACTGGGGCTCACCGGCCATATATGAGCGGACGCGGGCGCCCAGAGCTGCCTCGATGGCGGCGAGGCCGTAGTAGAGGTGGCGAACGTTGGCTTCCCCGCTGACCGCGCGCGCAAGCGGCTGGGCGTAGGCGCCGTTAACGATTTCCAGCCGGCCGGTGGCGAGCAGTTCCCTCACGGCGGCGAGCGCGTCGGGCGCCTTCTCCGCCATCTCCTCCAGGGTCTGGCCGTCGAGCTCGAGGACGGCGCGAAGGCGAGGATCGGCCCGAAGGCGATCAAGCACGGTCTCGAAGACGAGCGGCCAGAGGAAGGCGTACCAGAGGCCGCCCCCTTTGAGGCCGATCCAGTCCCAGAAGGTGACGCTGCCATGGTAGCCGTCGATCAGGCAGACGGGATCGGCGTGGTGGGCGTGAAGCGGGTCGCCGGCGGAAGCGTGGGCCAGGCGGCGTTCCTCGCGGAGGAGGCGCTGTCGCCGGCCCCTCGCGGCGCGCTTGAGCAGCACAAGCTGCACTGCGCGCGGAAGAAGGGCCGAGATGGCCAGCCGCGCCGTCACTCCCCTGCCCGCGAGCTTCATCATCCGCGACCTCTAACGCTCCAATTAAGCAGCAAACGGGGCGCTTCCGGCAAGGGTAGCAGCATCGGCGGGTTGTGGCTAGGGTTCCGCTTCCGCCTCGGCGACGGCGAGCGGCGCCCTCGCTTCGACGGCCCTGGGCATCGGCGTGAGGATTATCGCCGGAACGGCAACCAGGGCGGCCACCGCAGTTATGAGGAATGCCGGCCTGTAGTCGCCGACAACGTCGTACATCGCGCCGACGAAGATGGGGCCGCTCACGCTGCCTATGCTCGATATGGTAAACATGAGGCCCTGTATCCCCGCAAAGGCGCGCAGGCCGAAAAGCTCAGCCTGAAGCACGGGCCTGACAGCGATCGAGGCGCCCCAGCCGGGGCTGAACAGCGCGAGATAGAAGATCACCTGCCACTGCGTCTGAATGGTAGCGATGGCAAGGATGCCGAGAGCCATGAGCGCGTAGGCGGCGGCGAGCAGCTTCTTCTTGTCTATGAAATCGGCAAGATAGCCGAAGCCGAGCCTGCCGAAGAGGCTGAGCACCGTCATGGCGGTGGCGATCTGGGCGGCGGTCTCGGAGGAAAAGCCGATCGACTCCTTGAGATACGCGACCTGGTGGACGACGATGCCCATGCTGCCGAGGCTGATCAGCGCCATCGAGATGCCCAGCAGCCAGAAGGTGCGGTTCCGCAGCGCCTGCGTCATCGTCAGGCCCTGCCGATGGATCGAGGCGGTCTCCTCAGTCACACGTGCGCGTTCGAGCGCCGTTTCGCCTTCGGCCGAGTCCGTTCCGGGAGCAGGCGCGGCGACTGCCTCGGACGGCGGCTCGCCGTCGGGCAGGAGCCCCATGTCCTCCGGCTGCTGCCGCACGAGCAACGCCAGCGGCACCCCAATGACGATCTGGGCGATCCCCACCGTAAGAAGAGCGCTTCTCCAACCGAAAGCGGCTATCAGGGCGGCAAGCACCATCACCATGACGCCGCTGGCGCCGCCGCCCAGAGTAACCAGCGCTGTCGCCCGGCCGCGCTTCTTCACGAACCAGTGGGCGATCGCTGTGTAGGCGACGGGGCCGCTCGTGGCGCCCATTCCAACGGCGATGACCGCCACCGAAAGGTAGAGACCCCAGATGGCGTTGATGCGGCTAAGAAGGATGAAGCCGATGCCGACGAGGATGATGCCGGCGATGAGCAGGATGCGCGAGCCCAGCCGATCGATCAGGTAGCCGACGACCGGCGCTTCCAGGCCGCCCATCTCGGAGCGCAGCGAGAAGGCCCCGCCTATGACCGCGCGGCTCCACCCGAACTCGTCGCTGAGGGGGTCCACGAGAGTTGAGAAGCCGTAGAAAAAGGTGCCGGTAGTGACGAACATGACCGTGGCCATGACGCCGACTATCCACCACCCGTAGTAGATACGCATCCCGCTAGATCCCTGAGCGCGAACAGGGGGAGAGGCCTGCCATAGCGAAATCGTAGCACCGCCTGCGAGTTGCACACAATTCTCCACCGCTGCGCCATTTGCGCGCGCGGCCGATAGTTATTAGGGAAGCCTAAGTCGAGGTGGGAACCGCGTTCTTATTTGACTGATGGCTGCGGTCGAGAATAGAATTAGGTGGGCCTAAGTGAGTGAATTATGGCGCCTGATCTGATTGAAGAGCGGCCTGAGGAATACCTCAAGATAATCGGCCTGGCGGCGGAGCACCGCGAGGACGCCACGACCTCGTACCTCGCGAAGCGGCTCGGCGTCTCCATGCCTTCCATCACCGAGATGCTCCATCGCCTCGCCTCGAAAGGGCTCGTCCACTACCGCCCGCGGGGCGCCGTCCGGCTGACCCCGGACGGTCAGCGGGTGGCGAACTCGCTCATTCGGCGGCACCGGCTGTGGGAAGGCTTCCTCGTGCAATTCCTGGGCTTTAGCTGGGACGAGGTGCACGAGGAGGCCGGCCGGCTGGAGCACGTCACCTCCCCGGCGCTGGAGGAACGGCTTGCCGAGTTTCTGGGCGATCTGGCCTCCTGCCCCCACGGGCACACGATACCCGGCCGGCGGGAGAAGACGGGGGCGATCCGCCCGTTGAGCGAATTCGAATCGCCGGGGGCCGCGAGGGTCGCCCGCATTCAGGACGAGACGTCCGATTTCCTGCGCCGGCTGGACCGGCTCGAGATCAGGCCGGGCTGTGTGATGGAGGTGCAGGATGTGAGCGCCGAGGACGGCTCGGTCTGGGTCCGCGTCAGCGGACGGCTCAAGGAGATCGCCCCCGACCTGGCGTCGAGCGTAATGGTCGAGAAGATTGAAGATGGTGAATCGGATTAGTTGAGGACATGGTGGACTCAAGAGATACAGTCGTACCCCTGGGTGCGCTGCTTCCCGGACAAAGAGGGACAATTGTCAATCTTTCCGGCGGCAGGGCCTTTGTCTCCCGCTGTCTGGCGCTGGGTTGCACGCCGGGCACGCGGGTAAGAATGGAGCGGAACAACGGCCGTGGGCCGGTGATCGTAGTCGTGCGGGGAGCGCGCCTGGCCCTGGGACGCGGCGAGGCGATGCGCGTCCAGGTGACGAGATAGGGAGCCGGGCATGAGCGAAAAGGAGCGGAGCCAGAGCCGCGGCCGGCGCCGCGCGCTCGGCGGACTGGCGTTGCTCGGTTTGCTAGGGCTGGCCCGGCGCCGCCGTGACCATCGCCGCGACGACCATCCTGACGAAGACTGGCGCGCGCCTGCCGGCCATAAGGAGCGTCGCTCGGGCCACGGAATCCGGAGCCGTCTCGAGGGCCACGAGACCAGGCGCGGCCGGCCGCTGACGGTTGCCCTCGCTGGGGCGCCCAACACGGGCAAGAGCACCGTCTTCAATGCCCTGACCGGCCTGCGACAGCACGTGGGCAACTGGCCGGGAAAGACGGTGGAGCGGAAGACGGGAATATGCCAGCGCGACGGCACCCTCTTCTCTATCGTTGACTTGCCCGGCAGCTACGGTCTCACGGCGCACTCTCTGGAGGAGGAGATAGCCCGCGACTTCCTCGCCAAGGAGAGGCCGGACGTGGTCGTGGCCGTTGTCGACGCCTCGAGCCTCGAGCGCAATCTCTACCTGGTCTGCGAGCTGCTTCAGCTTGGCGTGCCCATGGTCGTGGCCCTCAACATGATGGATGTTGCCCGCAGTAACGGCCTCGAAGTAGACAGCGAGGCGCTGGAGCGGACGCTGGGGGTACCCGTCGTGCCCATGGTGGCGCGAAACGGCCAGGGGGTATCGCAACTGCTGGAGGCGATAGCGGCCGCCCCCGGAGCGGCGAAGAAGGCCGACGCTGCCGGCCCGGGACTGGACCCGGCAACCGAACGACTGGTGACCGACCTCGACGCTCTGCTTCCGCCTGAACTCCGTCTCTCCTATCCGCGCCGCTGGGCCCTCGTAAAATTGCTCGAGGGCGACCCGGCGATGAGGAAGACGTTGAAGAAGACCGGCCCGCGTGACGTATGGGAACAGGTTGAAGGCATCCTCCAGCAGCACGAGCAGGCCGTCCTTGAGATAGCCGGCGGTCGCTATGACTGGGCCGCCAAGACCTACCAGCGGGCAGTGGGGCGGCCCTCGGGAGAGCGCGTCTCCCCCGGGGAGTGGGCGGACCGTCTCCTTACCCATCCTCTGGGCGGGGTCATTGCCTTCGTGGCCATGGTCTTCGTCATCTATTGGCTCATGTTCAGCGTGGCCGCGCCCGTGCAGGGCTGGCTGGATGAGAATGTAGTGGCCAGGACCGCCGGCGGGCTGGAAGACGCTCTCAGCGGCTGGCCGGACTGGACGGTGAGCCTTCTCGCCGACGGCGTTATCAGCGGTGTCGGCCTGGTGCTGACGTTCATTCCCATTTTGGCGGTGCTGTTCCTCGCCCTGGCCGTCCTCGAGGACGTCGGATACATGGCGCGGGCGGCGTTCGTCATGGACCGGTTCATGCACATTATAGGTCTGAGAGGCAAATCGTTTTTGCCCCTTTTCATCGGCTGGGGATGTAACGTGCCGGCGATCACGGGCAGCCGCATTATCGAGTCGCCGTCGGCCCGTCTGACGACCATCCTGATAGCGCCGCTGGTTCCCTGCGCCGCGCGCATGGTGGTGATAGCGCTGTTCACGGCCGCCTTCTTCCGCGGCGCAGCGGCCCTGGTCTCGTGGAGCATGGTGATGGTCAACCTGGCGGTCCTGGCCCTCGCGGCCCTGTTCATCAGCCGCTTTGTTTTCCGGGGGCAGGAGTCCTCCTTCATCATGGAGCTTCCACGTTACCACACGCCGAACGTGAGGACGGTCCTCCTGGCGGCGTGGGAGCGCGTGCGGCGGTTCGTGACGCTTGCGGGGACGGTCATCCTGTTCATGTCCGTCGTCGTGTGGGCCTTCTCAAACTTCCCCAGCGACGACATCGCGGACAGCGCCCTGGGGTACGTCGGCCGCGGCCTGGAGCCTCTCGGCGGGCTGATGGGGCTCGACTGGCGGATGATGGTGGCGCTGCTCACGAGCTTTGTCGCCAAGGAGCAGACGATCGCCACCCTGGGGGTGATACTCGGCACGGGCGAGAATGGCGGTGCAGCGCTGGAGACCAGCCTGACCGACATCATGGTGCCGGCGGCTGCGGTGTCTTTCATCGCCCTGCAGATGCTGTTCATACCGTGTGTCGCTGCGGTGGCGGCGATCCGCCAGGAGACGCGGAGTTGGCGCTGGACGGGCGCCGCCGTGGGCTACATGCTGGTGGTCTCTTTCGTGGTGGCGACGATTATTTACCAGTCTGCCCGGCTACTGGGCGTGGGGGTGTAGATGCTGAAGAAGGCGCTTGATCTCATCGCCAAAGGGCGCGCCTCGTCGCTCGACGAGCTGGCGGCGGAGCTGGAGTTGCCGTCGCTCCTGGCGGAGCAACTGGTGGAACGTCTGGTAGAAAACGGCTACCTCACGGAAGTCGACGCCGGCGAGGCGCTGAAGTCGGGCTGCGCCGGCTGCTCGCTGCGGTCCTGGTGCGAAGGGAGGACGAGCAGCCGGCTCTGGGAAGTGACGCCGAAAGGCATGGCCGCCGTAGCTGAATCCGGCCCCGCCCGCTGACCCGCGCGTCCGCCCGCGCCGGAAGGGCTGCCCGACGCGACGCGCTGTTCCCCCTTCCTCCCCAAGACGCTGCGCCCAAACCGGGCCATCCACCCGGAATCTGTCTTCTCGCGCGTGGCCGGGCCCCAGACTAGCGCATGGAGCCGCGCAGGCGGGGGTCGAAGATGTCGCGCATGGCGTCGCCGAGCATGTTGAAGGAGAGGACGGTGAAGCTGATGGCGGCGCCGGGGAAGGTGGCCATCCAGGGCGC contains the following coding sequences:
- a CDS encoding FeoC-like transcriptional regulator → MLKKALDLIAKGRASSLDELAAELELPSLLAEQLVERLVENGYLTEVDAGEALKSGCAGCSLRSWCEGRTSSRLWEVTPKGMAAVAESGPAR
- the feoB gene encoding ferrous iron transport protein B is translated as MSEKERSQSRGRRRALGGLALLGLLGLARRRRDHRRDDHPDEDWRAPAGHKERRSGHGIRSRLEGHETRRGRPLTVALAGAPNTGKSTVFNALTGLRQHVGNWPGKTVERKTGICQRDGTLFSIVDLPGSYGLTAHSLEEEIARDFLAKERPDVVVAVVDASSLERNLYLVCELLQLGVPMVVALNMMDVARSNGLEVDSEALERTLGVPVVPMVARNGQGVSQLLEAIAAAPGAAKKADAAGPGLDPATERLVTDLDALLPPELRLSYPRRWALVKLLEGDPAMRKTLKKTGPRDVWEQVEGILQQHEQAVLEIAGGRYDWAAKTYQRAVGRPSGERVSPGEWADRLLTHPLGGVIAFVAMVFVIYWLMFSVAAPVQGWLDENVVARTAGGLEDALSGWPDWTVSLLADGVISGVGLVLTFIPILAVLFLALAVLEDVGYMARAAFVMDRFMHIIGLRGKSFLPLFIGWGCNVPAITGSRIIESPSARLTTILIAPLVPCAARMVVIALFTAAFFRGAAALVSWSMVMVNLAVLALAALFISRFVFRGQESSFIMELPRYHTPNVRTVLLAAWERVRRFVTLAGTVILFMSVVVWAFSNFPSDDIADSALGYVGRGLEPLGGLMGLDWRMMVALLTSFVAKEQTIATLGVILGTGENGGAALETSLTDIMVPAAAVSFIALQMLFIPCVAAVAAIRQETRSWRWTGAAVGYMLVVSFVVATIIYQSARLLGVGV